One window from the genome of Erwinia sorbitola encodes:
- a CDS encoding RHS repeat-associated core domain-containing protein, which yields MPEAARVGDATGHSGALAGLTGGTILGGLINVAGGILGGMLFAAGCASACLGVGFLLMGAGIAVGMAASALGEKARDACAGAGASPVSPGGTIITGSGTVFINGRAAAVATLSTAACDRDRTQQAAQGSSSVCINGLPAARRGDKTTCDATILAGSSSVFIGGGTTTTENISPEIPGWAYTVSDLTMLAAGFASFGGAAGKGPGAVQTLFARLPGAGRMAEIACRLAPLAIAASVAGVLANPVDVTGGQKFLNDDDDLDFTLGGELPLFWQRRYLSSHAAESVLGPGWSLFWESELRQVDEGILWRNTCGDFIPFPEVPAGHRTFCPDQRCWLTHQEDGTWCISDAGELRYHYPAFDAGGRAPLSAVSDNAGNRQSFHYNEQRQMDILTLTGGQALRCEYHPELHRLTAVWQQTVAGEVQRVRYQYNDAGRLVAVQHRCGAVMRRFGWDEQNGLLLWHENAAGLRCDYRWQEIDDIWCVTGQHTSEGDGYRLACDEERGLRTATFQDGSQAVWELDEHRRVSRYTDRIGNEHQLLWDEAGLPAGYRSPLGHLRQCQWDELGRLASVTDAGGATTRWQYQRNSDRQTFVFWPDGLAERTVLDEQGRVVQETDRLLQSTYYHYPHARTLLPDRVTDAQGGESRFSWNSRGQLTGYTDCSGRSTAWLYDGLGQMVSRRDALQQETRYQYNDAGRLVTLTLPDGSTEQFDWSDAGLLLSHQQGNNLPRHWHYNARGQTLSATDRLNRVIRYDYDAEGNLLSLDNDNGGVYRFTRDAEGRLREEQRPDDTRYGYAYNADGQISEVTQRGTADGKGQRPTKPGHLTYDAAGRVTERQTQTGRVVYQWDVMGNLLGASRTPTEQGLKLGIRPNTVSFERDALGRVIREHNGAEALSYRYDALGNLTELGLPNDDRFRWLHYGSGHVTAICFNNQIISEFERDALHRETSRTQGALTQHRQYGRLGRRQWQSSISHRLTGALTSPEQGVLWRAYHYDDMHELAAVEDGNRGRVSYGYDVEGRLRSVCTAQGDRISVHYDRADNALVLPLLTPESSPSVRGSQACSDNRLTGWERWQYQYDAFGNMVVRRNDGQVQHYRYDADNRLVGAKGGGPKGLFEAQYHYDALGRRSSKVVTLRQERRETHFLWQGLRLLQSRTDDHQQTYCYDPNEACTPLACIERHYSGDKIYWYHTDLNGSPQEVTNKQGEMVWSGQYGVFGQVTRQTDAMWRNFSQPLGGFRQPLRYAGQYLDEETGLHYNTFRYYAPEVGRFTTPDPIGLAGGLNLYQYAPNPLGWIDPLGLAGCDVTRVRHYTNRKGSNAIKESGVIRAQDNGRVYVEPVNKKPMGQVQVETKYQIKPGRGRDYIETDVPNSQLEWITNPRYHTQELTVKGDVVLDNFSVTQRK from the coding sequence ATGCCGGAAGCTGCGCGCGTCGGTGATGCCACCGGCCATTCGGGGGCTCTCGCCGGGTTGACCGGCGGCACGATTCTGGGCGGGCTGATTAACGTCGCCGGGGGCATTCTGGGCGGCATGCTGTTTGCTGCCGGGTGTGCGTCTGCCTGCCTTGGCGTGGGCTTTTTGCTTATGGGGGCCGGGATTGCGGTTGGCATGGCGGCCAGCGCCCTGGGGGAAAAGGCGCGGGATGCCTGTGCCGGCGCCGGGGCCAGCCCGGTGAGCCCCGGCGGGACGATTATCACCGGCTCGGGCACTGTCTTTATCAACGGCAGGGCTGCCGCCGTAGCGACGTTAAGCACCGCTGCCTGTGACAGGGACAGGACGCAGCAGGCGGCGCAGGGCTCTTCTTCCGTATGTATCAACGGTCTGCCAGCCGCCCGCAGGGGCGATAAAACCACCTGCGATGCGACCATCCTCGCCGGTTCGTCCAGCGTGTTTATCGGCGGTGGCACAACGACCACGGAAAACATCAGCCCGGAAATCCCCGGGTGGGCCTATACCGTTTCAGACCTGACGATGCTTGCTGCGGGGTTCGCCAGCTTTGGTGGCGCCGCCGGCAAGGGGCCGGGGGCAGTTCAAACTCTGTTTGCCAGACTGCCCGGGGCCGGCAGGATGGCTGAAATCGCCTGCCGGCTGGCTCCATTAGCCATAGCGGCGTCGGTAGCCGGGGTTCTGGCCAACCCGGTAGATGTGACTGGCGGGCAAAAATTCCTCAATGACGACGATGACCTGGACTTCACCCTCGGGGGGGAATTGCCACTGTTCTGGCAGCGTCGTTATCTCAGCAGCCATGCGGCGGAGAGCGTACTGGGGCCGGGCTGGAGCCTGTTCTGGGAAAGCGAACTGCGGCAGGTGGACGAGGGGATCCTGTGGCGTAACACCTGCGGGGATTTTATCCCGTTCCCTGAGGTACCCGCCGGCCATCGTACCTTCTGCCCCGATCAGCGGTGCTGGCTTACGCATCAGGAAGATGGCACGTGGTGTATCAGCGATGCCGGTGAACTGCGCTATCACTACCCGGCCTTCGACGCCGGGGGCCGGGCTCCCCTGAGTGCCGTCAGCGACAATGCCGGCAACCGGCAGTCATTCCACTACAACGAACAACGGCAGATGGACATCCTCACCCTTACCGGTGGTCAGGCCCTGCGCTGTGAATATCACCCCGAACTCCACCGCCTCACTGCCGTGTGGCAGCAAACCGTGGCGGGTGAGGTGCAGCGCGTTCGTTACCAGTATAACGACGCAGGCCGGCTGGTCGCGGTGCAACACCGGTGCGGGGCCGTCATGCGCCGCTTTGGCTGGGATGAACAGAACGGTTTGCTGCTGTGGCATGAGAATGCCGCCGGGCTTCGCTGCGACTACCGGTGGCAGGAAATCGATGATATCTGGTGCGTCACCGGGCAGCACACCAGCGAGGGGGATGGCTACCGGCTGGCCTGTGATGAAGAACGCGGTCTGCGCACCGCCACCTTCCAGGATGGCAGTCAGGCGGTGTGGGAACTGGACGAACACCGTCGCGTCAGCCGTTACACCGACCGTATCGGTAATGAACATCAGCTACTATGGGACGAGGCCGGGCTTCCGGCGGGTTACCGTTCGCCGCTGGGGCATCTGCGCCAGTGCCAGTGGGATGAACTGGGCAGGCTGGCATCGGTCACTGATGCCGGTGGAGCGACGACGCGCTGGCAATATCAACGCAACAGTGACCGACAGACCTTCGTGTTCTGGCCGGATGGCCTGGCAGAGCGCACCGTCCTGGATGAACAGGGCCGGGTGGTGCAGGAAACTGACCGGCTGTTGCAGTCAACGTACTACCACTATCCCCACGCCCGTACGCTGCTGCCAGACCGCGTCACTGATGCACAGGGGGGAGAGAGCCGGTTCAGCTGGAATAGCCGGGGGCAGCTCACGGGTTACACCGACTGTTCCGGCCGATCCACTGCCTGGCTTTATGACGGACTGGGGCAGATGGTCTCCCGCCGTGATGCACTGCAACAGGAAACCCGCTACCAGTATAACGATGCAGGCCGGCTGGTCACCCTGACCCTGCCGGATGGCTCAACGGAACAGTTTGACTGGTCTGACGCCGGATTACTGCTCAGTCATCAGCAAGGGAACAACCTGCCCCGCCACTGGCACTACAACGCGCGTGGGCAGACCCTGAGCGCGACAGACCGGCTGAACCGGGTTATCCGTTATGACTATGACGCAGAAGGCAACCTTCTTAGTCTGGATAACGACAACGGCGGTGTCTATCGTTTTACCCGTGATGCGGAAGGCCGGCTACGGGAAGAACAACGCCCGGACGATACCCGTTACGGTTACGCCTACAATGCTGACGGGCAGATAAGTGAGGTGACTCAGCGCGGCACGGCAGACGGGAAAGGTCAACGCCCGACGAAACCAGGCCACCTGACCTACGATGCTGCGGGTCGTGTGACTGAACGCCAGACGCAGACCGGGCGGGTGGTATATCAGTGGGATGTGATGGGTAACCTGCTTGGTGCCAGCCGTACACCGACGGAACAGGGGCTGAAGCTGGGTATCCGGCCCAATACCGTGAGCTTCGAGCGGGATGCGCTGGGCCGGGTGATCCGGGAGCATAACGGCGCTGAAGCACTGAGCTACCGGTATGATGCACTGGGCAACCTGACCGAACTGGGGTTACCGAATGATGACCGCTTCCGGTGGCTGCACTACGGCTCCGGGCACGTCACCGCCATCTGCTTCAATAATCAGATAATCAGCGAGTTTGAGCGCGATGCCCTGCACCGTGAAACCAGTCGCACACAAGGGGCGTTGACACAACACCGGCAGTATGGCCGGCTGGGGCGTCGCCAGTGGCAAAGCAGTATCAGCCATCGCCTCACCGGTGCACTCACCTCCCCGGAGCAGGGGGTTCTGTGGCGGGCGTATCATTATGACGATATGCATGAGCTGGCCGCCGTGGAGGACGGCAACCGGGGAAGGGTGAGCTACGGCTATGATGTTGAAGGCCGGCTGCGCAGCGTCTGTACGGCACAGGGCGATCGGATCTCTGTGCATTACGATCGGGCTGATAACGCCCTGGTACTGCCATTACTGACGCCAGAAAGCTCACCGTCTGTCCGCGGCAGCCAGGCTTGCAGTGATAACCGGCTGACGGGGTGGGAACGATGGCAGTATCAGTATGATGCCTTCGGCAACATGGTGGTGAGGCGAAACGACGGACAGGTTCAGCACTATCGCTATGATGCCGATAACCGCCTGGTGGGGGCGAAAGGTGGCGGGCCGAAGGGGCTGTTTGAGGCGCAGTACCACTATGACGCGCTGGGCCGCCGGTCCAGTAAGGTGGTCACCCTCCGTCAGGAACGGCGTGAGACCCATTTCTTGTGGCAGGGGTTGCGGCTGCTGCAAAGTCGTACTGACGATCACCAGCAAACCTATTGTTACGACCCGAACGAAGCCTGCACACCGCTGGCCTGCATTGAACGGCACTACAGTGGGGATAAGATTTACTGGTATCACACCGATCTAAACGGCTCGCCACAGGAAGTGACGAATAAACAAGGTGAGATGGTGTGGTCGGGGCAGTATGGGGTGTTTGGTCAGGTGACGCGGCAGACCGACGCGATGTGGCGCAACTTCAGCCAGCCGCTGGGGGGATTCCGTCAGCCGCTGCGTTATGCCGGGCAATATCTGGATGAAGAGACCGGGCTGCACTACAATACCTTCCGGTATTATGCGCCTGAGGTGGGCAGATTCACGACGCCGGATCCGATAGGGTTAGCGGGTGGATTAAATCTTTATCAGTATGCGCCGAATCCGCTGGGGTGGATTGATCCGCTTGGGTTGGCAGGCTGTGATGTAACTAGAGTTCGTCACTATACAAATAGAAAAGGTTCAAATGCCATAAAAGAGAGTGGTGTCATCAGAGCCCAAGATAATGGTCGTGTATATGTTGAACCTGTAAATAAAAAACCTATGGGCCAAGTTCAGGTTGAAACAAAATATCAAATAAAGCCAGGGAGAGGTAGGGATTATATTGAAACCGATGTTCCAAACTCACAATTAGAGTGGATTACCAACCCGCGTTATCATACACAAGAGCTTACTGTAAAAGGTGATGTTGTTTTGGATAACTTCTCTGTAACTCAAAGGAAGTAA
- a CDS encoding RHS repeat-associated core domain-containing protein, whose amino-acid sequence MQSRTDDHQQTYCYDPNEACTPLACIERHYSGDKIYWYHTDLNGSPQEVTNKQGEMVWSGQYGVFGQVTRQTDAMWRNFSQPLGGFRQPLRYAGQYLDEETGLHYNTFRYYAPEVGRFTTPDPIGLAGGINLYAYAPNPLSWIDPLGLKCTPQQLAQNRANGKAWEANVTQAAQNKYGANNVFEQVYIRPLDANGNPVNYRVIVDNAITSPNSPVKLVDAKASTTAPFTKNQTKGYPLLSQNGGIIDSGPLSGKTIGPTGVNRIDPTTIGNL is encoded by the coding sequence TTGCAAAGTCGTACTGACGATCACCAGCAAACCTATTGTTACGACCCGAACGAAGCCTGCACACCGCTGGCCTGCATTGAACGGCACTACAGTGGGGATAAGATTTACTGGTATCACACCGATCTAAACGGCTCGCCACAGGAAGTGACGAATAAACAAGGTGAGATGGTGTGGTCGGGGCAGTATGGGGTGTTTGGTCAGGTGACGCGGCAGACCGACGCGATGTGGCGCAACTTCAGCCAGCCGCTGGGGGGGTTCCGTCAGCCGCTGCGTTATGCCGGGCAATATCTGGATGAAGAGACCGGGCTGCACTACAATACCTTCCGGTATTATGCGCCTGAGGTGGGCAGATTCACGACGCCGGATCCGATAGGGTTAGCGGGCGGGATAAACCTGTATGCTTATGCGCCGAATCCTCTTTCTTGGATCGATCCTCTTGGGTTAAAATGTACACCTCAACAGTTAGCCCAAAATAGAGCTAACGGAAAAGCGTGGGAAGCTAATGTTACTCAGGCTGCTCAGAATAAATATGGTGCAAATAATGTATTTGAGCAGGTCTATATTCGTCCTTTAGATGCTAATGGTAATCCAGTTAACTACCGAGTTATTGTTGATAATGCAATAACATCACCTAATTCACCGGTTAAGTTAGTAGATGCAAAAGCATCTACAACGGCTCCATTCACGAAGAACCAAACGAAAGGATATCCTTTACTGTCCCAAAATGGAGGCATTATTGATAGCGGTCCTTTATCTGGAAAAACTATAGGGCCAACAGGTGTGAAC